TTGAAGAAATGCCGGGAACTTAAGCGCCAGGAAAGCCAACGGTATCAGAGTAATGATGAAACCCGCGCGAGAATGGGCAGCCGAACTAGCCGAGGTCACTGCTCCGCCGGAACTGCATCTGGAGGAGGGACGCGGAGGCGAGCCGACCGTGCGGGTTGGCGAGGTCTGCCTGCACAGCCGCTACAAACCCCGCGACGAAGCGAAACGCCTGGTCGATTCCGCCAACCTCGACCCTGCCCGTCCGGTCCTGGTTGTAGGCGTTGGTTTGGGCTATCACATCGTCGAACTGCTCACCCGGGGATACCGGGTCGCCGCAGTTGAGCCGGACCGGGCCGTGGCCTCGCTGGCGGTGCAAGGTCTACTGCGCGATTCAGAGGTGCTTCTCGGGGTTGGGGACCCGGACGCAATTGCGGACTCCCCCCCGTTCCAGAAGTTCGCCGGGGCAACACCCCAGGTTCTGGTGCACCCGCCGACAGCCCAGATACACCCGCAATTCGCTGAGGCGATGGCCTCGCATGCTTCCGGAGCAGCCCTGCGCGGGCAGCGGCTCCGAATAGCCGTGGTCGGGCCCATGTTCGGGGGCTCGCTTCCCATCACGGAATACCTGGTCCGCGCGTTTCGAATGCTCGGGCATCAGACCCGCCATGTCGATAACAGCCGGGGGTGGAACGTCTACGACGAGATGGCCCATTCCGTCAAGTCCCGGAAAGCCTCGACTCAGCTTGGGGGCCTCCTGACCCATTTTCTTGGCGAATGGTCCTATGCCCGCGTAATGGAATTTGCGCCCGACATCTGCATTGTGATGGCCCAGGCGCCCGTATCGCCGCAGTTTCCGCTCCGCCTGGCTCGCGAAGGGATTGTTACGGCGTTCTGGTACATCGAGAACTGGCGGCATCTCCCCTATTGGCGGGAGATCGCCCCGCTCTACGACTATTTCTTTCACATACAACCCGGCCCGTTCGAGGAACAATTGCGCCAGGCGGGCTGTCAGCACGCCGCGTGCGTTCTCACCGGCTGTGACCCGGCGAGCCACCGGCCTATCGTCTTGAACGATAAGGAGCGGGAAGAGTTCACTTGCGACATCTCGTTTGCGGGCGCGGGCTACATGAACCGCAACCAGTTTCTGGCCGGTCTGACCGACTATGTGCTGAAGATCTGGGGGGTAAACTGGACCCATCCGTCCCTCCGCGCCGCGATACAGCGTCCCGGCGAGCGCTTCACCTCCGAGTTGTTCGCAAGAATCGTAGCGGGCTCGAAGATCAACCTGAACCTTCACTCCAGCACCAGCCATCCGGGAGTGGACCCGAATTGCGACGCCATCAATCCACGGGTGTTCGAGATCGCCGCCTGCGGAGGGTTTCAGCTTTGTGATCCGTGCAAAGGGCTCGATGCATGCTTCAATTTCGGTACCGAGCTGCCTGTGTATGCTTCGCTGAAGGAATTACGCGAAAAGGTCGACTATTACCTCGCCCATCCTGAAGAACGCGGGCAAATCGCAGCCGCCGCACGCGAACGGGCCCTCCGTGACCACACCTATGAGCAGCG
The Candidatus Hydrogenedentota bacterium DNA segment above includes these coding regions:
- a CDS encoding glycosyltransferase, with product MMKPAREWAAELAEVTAPPELHLEEGRGGEPTVRVGEVCLHSRYKPRDEAKRLVDSANLDPARPVLVVGVGLGYHIVELLTRGYRVAAVEPDRAVASLAVQGLLRDSEVLLGVGDPDAIADSPPFQKFAGATPQVLVHPPTAQIHPQFAEAMASHASGAALRGQRLRIAVVGPMFGGSLPITEYLVRAFRMLGHQTRHVDNSRGWNVYDEMAHSVKSRKASTQLGGLLTHFLGEWSYARVMEFAPDICIVMAQAPVSPQFPLRLAREGIVTAFWYIENWRHLPYWREIAPLYDYFFHIQPGPFEEQLRQAGCQHAACVLTGCDPASHRPIVLNDKEREEFTCDISFAGAGYMNRNQFLAGLTDYVLKIWGVNWTHPSLRAAIQRPGERFTSELFARIVAGSKINLNLHSSTSHPGVDPNCDAINPRVFEIAACGGFQLCDPCKGLDACFNFGTELPVYASLKELREKVDYYLAHPEERGQIAAAARERALRDHTYEQRAAQMLELLLKAHGARILRKGIRVHRTAAEMRQRCSADAELAAFLDTLPPDAVFEQDTVNQHLPQGLKPHTRVEALFAYLRELRVSNEALLEQRGLE